A stretch of Pseudoprevotella muciniphila DNA encodes these proteins:
- a CDS encoding glycoside hydrolase family 2 TIM barrel-domain containing protein, which yields MLKRIMLLMAGGLALTMSAQQQKLDGFYYGDADAPTGWEWQSPDSLGYNKEVPHAWFFNFQSEDAARKVLPENSDYWLSLNGEWRFHWVGNPWERPVDFYRTDFDDSAWDKVQVPMNWNVVGIQKDGSQKYGMPVYSNQRVIFQHQVRVGDWKGGVMRTPPTNWMTYKNRNEVGSYRRTFTIPANWSGKEVFVNFDGTDSFFYLYVNGRYVGFSKNSRNTASFDITRFINPEGENVMAVEVYRHSDGSFLEAQDMFRLPGIFRTVALQAKPKVHASDLQTVPIYDASLVDASLKVKTLVRNLSGEDVKGYTIGYKLFANELYSDKNTPVPGVKGEVAVPFMSKNKEYATAEGVIPVGAVVKKWSAEAPYCYTLVGELKDGAGQVVETFSTTVGFRTVEIRQTAAKDDEFGLSGRYYFLNGKPIKMKGVNRHENNPDRGHAITRQQMEHEVMLMKQGNINHVRNSHYVNDPYWYYLCDKYGIYLEDEANIESHEYYYGEASLSHVEKFRAAHVARNVEMVMQNYNHPSIVIWSLGNEAGPGKNFVAAYEAIKGIDEQMRPVQYERNNDIVDIGSNQYPSIGWVRGAVKGNYNMKYPYHISEYAHSMGNAVGNLIDYWNAIESTNHFIGGAIWDWVDQAINNYDPVTGDRYWGYGGDFGETDNPNDGMFCMNGIMRPDLTPKAQYFEVKKVYQNVGVAMDSVVAGNIVIFNKNYFESLADYDIMVSLWKDGKKVDEKPLTGTPLSLKAREHQSYALPFDLSELAPDAEYFVKVQFLLKADKPWAKKGYVQMEEQLLLQDNALLPALEVQKTKDNKVAAVEASDVITVSGKGFEVKFSKSDGSICALSYGGNAVIKPGCGPKLDAFRAVVDNDNWAWNTWAQKGLHNLKHKASDAKVIKGKNGEVIITFSVTSQAPCGAQLRGGASGRYQLVDNATAFGPDDFKFMTNEVYTVYPDGSIELRSAISSNESNVVLPRIGYVLELPSEYNRFTYYGRGPENNYNDRLTGSFIEQYSRPVSEMGIMLPKPQAQGNREDVRWCAVTNVEGNGVCFVADGKMSASALPWSQKELLFAPHPYQLPKSSGTHLHLDAKVTGLGGNSCGQGGPLNEDRTFAGSYNFGFIIRPIVASDFDAKVGVSGSGEVPISVSRNRVGKVTLSSPQEDRVIMYNVNGGKAQQYTEPFSMREGGTLKAWYKDNKRMEAVQTFDKIESVPLQVVFCSSAEPGEGDANNLVDGDLGSIWHTAYGVTLTKYPHWINFDAGEVRNMKGFTYTPRQNGGNGDVKDYEISVSQDGKNWTKVHSGAFPNRKGQQRVEFSSPVMARYIQFKALSEQHGQEYASGAEFGLLAE from the coding sequence ATGCTTAAAAGGATAATGCTGCTGATGGCAGGAGGGTTGGCACTCACCATGTCTGCCCAACAACAGAAACTCGACGGTTTCTATTATGGCGATGCCGATGCGCCTACGGGATGGGAATGGCAGTCGCCCGACTCCTTGGGTTATAATAAAGAGGTGCCCCATGCCTGGTTCTTCAACTTTCAGAGCGAAGATGCAGCCCGTAAGGTGCTGCCGGAGAACAGCGACTATTGGCTGAGTCTGAACGGCGAATGGCGTTTCCACTGGGTGGGCAATCCCTGGGAACGCCCTGTTGACTTCTATCGCACAGACTTTGACGACAGTGCTTGGGACAAGGTTCAGGTGCCCATGAACTGGAATGTGGTGGGCATACAGAAGGACGGCTCACAGAAGTACGGCATGCCAGTCTATTCCAACCAGCGCGTTATTTTCCAGCATCAGGTGCGTGTGGGCGACTGGAAAGGCGGTGTGATGCGTACACCACCTACCAACTGGATGACCTATAAAAACCGCAACGAGGTGGGTTCCTATCGCCGCACATTCACCATACCTGCCAACTGGAGCGGGAAGGAAGTGTTCGTTAATTTCGACGGCACCGACTCCTTCTTCTATCTCTATGTGAACGGCAGGTATGTGGGATTCTCGAAGAACTCGCGCAACACGGCATCGTTCGACATCACACGCTTCATCAATCCGGAAGGCGAGAACGTCATGGCAGTGGAAGTGTATCGTCACAGCGACGGCTCGTTCCTCGAAGCGCAGGACATGTTCCGTCTGCCTGGTATCTTCCGCACAGTGGCATTGCAGGCCAAGCCGAAAGTACATGCCAGCGATTTGCAGACCGTGCCTATTTACGACGCTTCGCTCGTTGATGCCTCATTGAAGGTGAAGACACTTGTGCGTAACCTCTCAGGAGAAGACGTGAAAGGTTACACCATAGGCTATAAACTGTTTGCCAATGAACTCTACAGCGACAAGAACACGCCCGTGCCGGGTGTGAAAGGCGAGGTTGCAGTACCCTTTATGAGCAAGAACAAGGAATATGCCACGGCAGAGGGTGTCATTCCCGTAGGCGCGGTGGTAAAGAAATGGAGCGCAGAAGCCCCCTATTGCTACACCCTCGTGGGCGAACTCAAGGATGGGGCAGGGCAGGTCGTTGAGACCTTCTCCACCACCGTTGGCTTCCGTACCGTAGAAATCCGTCAGACAGCCGCTAAGGACGACGAGTTCGGTCTGTCGGGACGCTATTATTTCCTTAATGGCAAACCCATCAAGATGAAAGGCGTTAACCGTCATGAGAACAACCCCGACCGCGGCCATGCCATCACGCGTCAGCAGATGGAGCACGAGGTGATGCTGATGAAGCAGGGCAACATCAACCATGTGCGCAACAGCCACTACGTGAACGACCCCTATTGGTACTACCTCTGCGACAAATACGGCATCTATCTTGAAGACGAGGCCAACATTGAGAGCCACGAATACTACTACGGTGAGGCTTCGCTGAGCCATGTGGAGAAGTTCAGGGCAGCCCACGTGGCACGTAATGTGGAGATGGTGATGCAAAATTACAACCACCCCTCTATCGTCATCTGGAGTCTTGGCAACGAGGCTGGTCCCGGCAAGAACTTCGTGGCAGCATACGAAGCGATAAAAGGCATCGACGAGCAGATGCGCCCCGTGCAGTATGAGCGCAACAACGACATCGTTGACATCGGCTCCAATCAGTATCCGAGCATCGGCTGGGTGCGTGGCGCAGTGAAGGGCAACTACAACATGAAATACCCCTACCACATCTCAGAATATGCCCATTCCATGGGTAATGCCGTGGGTAACCTCATCGACTATTGGAATGCCATCGAATCGACTAACCACTTCATCGGCGGTGCCATCTGGGATTGGGTGGACCAGGCCATCAACAACTACGACCCCGTGACGGGCGACCGCTATTGGGGCTACGGTGGTGATTTCGGTGAGACCGACAATCCGAACGACGGCATGTTCTGCATGAATGGCATCATGCGCCCCGACCTCACGCCGAAAGCTCAGTATTTCGAGGTAAAGAAGGTCTATCAGAACGTGGGTGTGGCAATGGACTCCGTTGTGGCAGGCAATATCGTCATCTTCAACAAAAACTACTTTGAGAGTCTTGCCGACTACGACATCATGGTGTCGCTATGGAAGGACGGCAAGAAAGTGGACGAAAAGCCCCTTACAGGCACTCCGCTGTCGCTCAAGGCGCGCGAACATCAGAGTTACGCTCTGCCTTTCGATCTCTCGGAACTTGCTCCCGATGCAGAGTACTTCGTAAAGGTGCAGTTCCTGCTCAAGGCAGACAAGCCGTGGGCAAAGAAGGGCTATGTGCAGATGGAAGAACAACTCCTCCTGCAGGACAATGCCCTGCTGCCCGCACTCGAAGTGCAGAAGACGAAGGACAACAAGGTCGCTGCAGTTGAAGCCAGTGATGTCATTACTGTAAGCGGTAAGGGTTTCGAAGTTAAGTTCAGTAAATCCGATGGCTCGATTTGCGCATTGTCGTACGGCGGCAACGCTGTCATCAAACCCGGCTGCGGACCTAAACTCGATGCTTTCCGTGCAGTGGTGGACAACGACAACTGGGCGTGGAACACATGGGCACAGAAAGGTCTGCATAACCTGAAGCACAAAGCCTCCGATGCCAAGGTGATCAAGGGCAAGAACGGTGAGGTCATCATTACCTTCTCCGTAACGAGTCAGGCACCCTGCGGCGCACAACTGCGTGGCGGTGCGAGCGGCAGATACCAACTCGTGGATAATGCAACCGCATTTGGTCCCGACGACTTCAAGTTTATGACTAACGAAGTCTATACCGTCTATCCCGACGGCTCTATCGAACTCCGCAGCGCCATATCGTCGAACGAGAGCAACGTGGTGCTGCCCCGCATAGGCTATGTTCTTGAACTGCCTTCGGAATACAACCGCTTCACCTACTATGGTCGCGGTCCTGAGAATAACTATAATGACCGCCTCACTGGTTCGTTCATCGAGCAGTACAGCCGCCCCGTGAGCGAGATGGGTATCATGCTGCCCAAACCACAGGCACAGGGCAACCGCGAAGACGTGCGCTGGTGTGCCGTAACGAATGTGGAAGGCAATGGTGTTTGCTTCGTGGCAGACGGCAAGATGAGCGCCAGTGCCCTGCCTTGGTCGCAGAAAGAACTGCTCTTTGCTCCCCATCCCTACCAGTTGCCCAAGTCGAGCGGCACACACCTTCATCTCGACGCGAAGGTAACAGGTCTGGGCGGCAACAGTTGCGGACAGGGCGGACCGCTCAACGAAGACCGCACCTTTGCCGGTTCGTATAACTTCGGTTTCATCATTCGTCCGATAGTAGCCAGTGATTTTGATGCCAAGGTTGGTGTCAGCGGTTCCGGCGAAGTGCCTATCAGCGTCAGCCGCAACCGTGTGGGCAAGGTTACGCTGTCCTCGCCTCAGGAAGACCGCGTCATTATGTACAACGTGAATGGCGGTAAGGCTCAGCAATACACCGAACCGTTCAGTATGCGCGAAGGTGGCACGCTCAAGGCCTGGTACAAGGACAACAAGCGCATGGAAGCAGTTCAGACTTTCGACAAGATAGAATCTGTGCCTCTTCAGGTAGTGTTCTGTTCCAGTGCGGAACCCGGTGAGGGCGATGCCAATAATCTTGTGGATGGCGACCTCGGCTCCATCTGGCACACTGCATACGGTGTAACACTGACGAAGTATCCGCACTGGATTAACTTCGACGCGGGCGAAGTGCGCAACATGAAGGGCTTTACCTATACACCGAGACAAAACGGTGGCAACGGCGACGTGAAGGACTACGAAATCAGCGTCAGCCAGGACGGCAAGAACTGGACAAAGGTTCACAGCGGTGCCTTCCCCAACAGGAAAGGTCAGCAGCGTGTGGAATTCAGCAGTCCTGTTATGGCACGCTACATCCAGTTCAAGGCACTCTCCGAGCAGCACGGACAGGAATATGCCAGCGGTGCAGAATTCGGGCTCCTTGCTGAATAG
- a CDS encoding helix-turn-helix domain-containing protein, with protein MSEERKRVETEDVAGSKEKPSGKRKQALFLQLEKKVNEKNLFLCSHLSREDLCRLIGVDKNDIAAIVKEFDGRNVRMYINNKRIIYAARLMQRQPNFNVQSIAEECGFNHLGTFYRLFRRKYDMTPIDFEKLVRKNAADDILDEQGDLKQQYRIVENK; from the coding sequence ATGTCAGAGGAGAGAAAGCGCGTAGAGACAGAAGATGTTGCCGGAAGTAAAGAAAAACCTTCTGGCAAACGTAAACAAGCACTATTCCTGCAACTTGAGAAGAAAGTGAATGAAAAGAACCTGTTTCTGTGTTCACACCTTTCGCGGGAGGACCTTTGCAGGTTGATAGGTGTTGATAAGAATGACATAGCAGCCATTGTCAAGGAGTTCGACGGCCGTAACGTGCGCATGTACATTAACAACAAACGGATTATCTATGCGGCACGGCTGATGCAGCGTCAACCCAACTTCAACGTGCAGTCGATAGCCGAAGAGTGTGGCTTCAATCATCTCGGCACTTTCTACAGGCTTTTCCGTCGGAAATATGACATGACGCCCATTGATTTCGAAAAGTTGGTAAGAAAAAATGCTGCTGATGACATCCTCGACGAGCAGGGCGACCTGAAACAGCAGTACAGGATAGTTGAAAATAAGTAA
- a CDS encoding sialidase family protein → MKKTLATLSFVLIAFSAMGQTTLFHTGDGTGAPYRIPAIATAKNGDVIALSDHRPCGNDIGYGLVNILMRVSGDNGATWSAADTVLLGSGKGPDTGYGDACLVADRERNELLLVCVSGDTPYWKSKIDHPQRIVCTHANLDAKTGKWVWNKQPVDLTKQVYEDLLGNRINGLFMGSGRICQSKMVKVGKYYRIYGALCTHGGNFVIYSDDFGYNWKILGSATESCAPKGDEPKCEELPDGSVLLSSRKAKGRYFNVFHYTDVASAQGSWEKAVETDLMPGGITNFGSPTDGEILIVDAVSKSGRKTKLALQSVPAGPGRTNVTIYWKELRVADDYNTAENFASYWPGRYQVSDKGSAYSTMTLQHDGNIGFFYEEEPQWYQMVYKNLSLSEITGGEYTIAYGKKK, encoded by the coding sequence ATGAAAAAAACTCTTGCAACCCTTAGTTTTGTTCTCATAGCGTTTTCGGCTATGGGACAGACCACGTTATTCCACACCGGCGACGGTACGGGAGCACCCTATCGTATTCCTGCCATTGCCACTGCAAAGAACGGCGATGTCATCGCCTTGTCTGACCATCGTCCTTGTGGCAATGACATTGGCTATGGATTGGTAAACATCCTGATGCGTGTTTCGGGCGACAACGGTGCCACATGGAGTGCCGCGGATACTGTGCTCCTCGGCAGCGGCAAAGGTCCTGACACCGGTTATGGTGATGCCTGCCTCGTGGCAGACCGTGAGCGGAATGAACTGCTGTTGGTTTGCGTCAGTGGCGACACGCCTTATTGGAAATCGAAAATAGACCACCCCCAACGCATTGTGTGTACACATGCCAATCTTGATGCAAAGACCGGCAAGTGGGTGTGGAACAAGCAGCCTGTCGATCTGACGAAGCAAGTGTATGAAGACCTGCTCGGCAATCGCATTAACGGGCTTTTCATGGGTTCGGGCCGCATCTGCCAGTCGAAGATGGTGAAGGTGGGCAAGTATTATCGCATATATGGTGCATTATGTACTCATGGCGGCAATTTCGTTATCTATTCTGACGATTTTGGTTACAACTGGAAAATTCTCGGCAGCGCTACTGAGAGTTGTGCCCCGAAAGGCGATGAACCCAAGTGTGAAGAACTGCCTGATGGCTCTGTACTCCTGAGTAGCCGCAAAGCGAAGGGACGCTATTTCAACGTGTTCCATTACACTGATGTTGCTTCAGCCCAGGGCAGTTGGGAAAAAGCCGTAGAGACTGACCTTATGCCTGGCGGCATAACGAATTTCGGATCACCTACAGACGGCGAAATCCTCATTGTAGATGCTGTGTCGAAGAGCGGTCGTAAAACGAAACTGGCGCTGCAGAGTGTGCCGGCAGGTCCGGGACGCACAAATGTAACCATCTATTGGAAGGAACTGCGTGTGGCAGACGACTACAACACGGCTGAAAACTTTGCCTCCTACTGGCCCGGGCGCTATCAAGTGAGCGACAAAGGCAGTGCCTACAGCACGATGACGCTTCAGCACGACGGCAACATAGGTTTCTTCTACGAGGAAGAGCCGCAGTGGTACCAGATGGTTTACAAAAACCTCTCGCTCAGTGAAATCACCGGTGGTGAATACACCATTGCCTACGGGAAGAAAAAATAG
- the cysS gene encoding cysteine--tRNA ligase, with translation MLRIYNTLTRTKERFEPLVEGHVGMYVCGPTVYGDAHLGHARPAITFDLVFRYLKHKGYKVRYVRNITDVGHLEHDADEGEDKIAKKARLEQLEPMEVAQYYTNRFHHAMDLLNVLPPSIEPHASGHIIEQEELVKQIMANGYAYESNGSVYFDVEKYNRDHHYGKLSGRNLEDVINNSRQLDGVGEKRNQVDFALWKKAQPEHIMRWPSPWSDGFPGWHCECTAMGRKYLGQHFDIHGGGMDLVFPHHECEIAQAVASQGDDAVKYWMHNNMITINGQKMGKSLGNFITLSQFFTGEHDNLEQAYSPMTIRFFILQAHYRSTVDFSNEALQASKKGLDRLMEGLAQLERADVTPKGKINEAYAKDIAEKCYEAMDDDFNSPIVISHLFDACRLINQVVDKKNSITPEGLEALRKVMHTFTYDLLGLKNEAQGGNEGREESFGKAVDLLLEIRQNAKAQKDWTTSDRIRDELAQLGFEVKDTKDGATWRLNK, from the coding sequence ATGCTCAGGATATACAACACTTTAACAAGGACAAAAGAGCGATTTGAGCCACTTGTAGAAGGTCATGTAGGCATGTATGTCTGCGGTCCTACAGTCTATGGTGATGCACATCTGGGCCATGCCCGTCCTGCCATCACTTTCGACCTCGTTTTCCGCTATCTCAAGCACAAGGGATATAAAGTACGCTACGTCCGTAACATTACAGATGTGGGCCACCTTGAGCACGATGCCGACGAAGGCGAGGACAAGATAGCAAAGAAGGCTCGCCTCGAACAACTCGAACCTATGGAAGTGGCGCAATACTACACTAACCGCTTCCACCATGCCATGGACCTGCTCAATGTTCTTCCGCCCAGCATCGAGCCTCACGCCAGCGGTCATATCATAGAACAGGAAGAACTCGTGAAGCAAATCATGGCGAATGGTTATGCCTACGAATCGAACGGCAGTGTGTATTTCGACGTGGAGAAATACAACCGCGACCACCACTATGGCAAACTTAGCGGACGTAATCTCGAAGATGTTATCAACAACAGCAGGCAACTCGACGGTGTGGGAGAGAAGCGCAACCAGGTGGACTTTGCGCTGTGGAAGAAAGCACAGCCCGAACACATCATGCGTTGGCCTTCGCCATGGAGCGATGGCTTCCCGGGTTGGCACTGCGAGTGTACCGCCATGGGCAGGAAATACCTCGGTCAGCACTTTGATATACATGGTGGCGGCATGGATCTCGTCTTTCCTCACCACGAGTGCGAAATAGCGCAGGCTGTGGCGAGTCAGGGCGACGATGCCGTGAAATACTGGATGCACAACAACATGATTACCATCAACGGGCAGAAGATGGGCAAGAGCCTCGGCAACTTCATCACCCTCTCCCAGTTCTTCACCGGTGAGCACGACAATCTTGAGCAGGCTTACAGCCCGATGACCATCCGTTTCTTCATCCTTCAGGCGCACTATCGTTCCACAGTGGACTTTTCCAACGAAGCACTGCAGGCCTCGAAGAAAGGGCTCGACCGCCTCATGGAAGGCCTGGCACAACTCGAGCGTGCCGACGTGACACCCAAAGGCAAAATCAACGAAGCCTATGCAAAGGATATTGCTGAGAAATGCTATGAAGCCATGGACGACGACTTCAACTCGCCCATCGTCATCAGCCACCTCTTCGATGCCTGTCGCCTCATCAATCAGGTTGTAGACAAGAAGAACAGCATCACCCCCGAAGGCCTCGAAGCACTGCGCAAAGTGATGCACACCTTTACCTACGATCTGCTTGGACTCAAAAACGAAGCACAAGGAGGCAATGAAGGCCGTGAGGAAAGTTTCGGCAAGGCAGTTGACCTGCTCCTCGAAATACGTCAGAATGCCAAAGCACAAAAGGACTGGACTACCAGCGACCGCATACGCGACGAACTCGCACAACTCGGGTTTGAGGTGAAAGACACCAAGGACGGTGCCACCTGGCGACTGAACAAATAG